A stretch of the Aegilops tauschii subsp. strangulata cultivar AL8/78 chromosome 4, Aet v6.0, whole genome shotgun sequence genome encodes the following:
- the LOC141022044 gene encoding uncharacterized protein, with protein MGRELAYDCWSCDLLCAASSPDLYRINFELVRFESLSLSHNLDDTASTELMLNKYNQGRFLVSLTSKSPAINVVTRSMIHGLVACGGEDGAVECFDMRRKSSVGIINTTSSSEDVDQEVTSLQFDH; from the exons ATGGGAAGGGAATTGGCCTATGATTGCTGGTCTTGCGACTTGCTATGTGCTGCTTCATCACCAGATCTGTATAGAATCAACTTCGAGCTGGTCAGATTTGAGTCCTTGAGTCTCTCACATAATTTAGATGACACTGCTAGTACAGAACTAATGTTAAATAAGTATAATCAG GGAAGGTTCCTCGTTTCCCTTACTTCCAAATCTCCAGCAATAAATGTTGTTACACGGAG TATGATCCATGGGCTTGTTGCTTGTGGTGGTGAGGATGGCGCAGTTGAATGCTTTGACATGAGGAGGAAGTCTTCTGTTGGCATAATTAATACAACTTCTTCTTCTGAAGATGTTGATCAG GAGGTCACGTCTCTGCAGTTcgatcactag